In a single window of the Bacillus clarus genome:
- a CDS encoding CcdC family protein, producing the protein MNIVLLSSIVAVCMAVGAMFIRLKAAKKPATLKKIILPPFFMSTGALMYVFPEFRLTPAEMLEAVGVGLFFSIFLIKTSKFEIRGQEIYLKRSKAFVFILIGLLVVRIVFKTYLSQSLDLGQLSGMFFLLAFAMIVSWRIAMYRSFTKLQREMEKEDDFYNEKDMKLT; encoded by the coding sequence ATGAACATAGTTCTTTTATCAAGTATCGTTGCTGTTTGTATGGCTGTCGGTGCGATGTTTATTCGTTTAAAAGCAGCTAAGAAACCTGCAACATTGAAAAAAATCATACTTCCACCGTTTTTTATGAGCACGGGAGCATTGATGTACGTTTTTCCTGAGTTTCGATTAACCCCAGCTGAAATGTTAGAAGCGGTTGGTGTTGGGTTGTTTTTCTCTATTTTTCTTATTAAAACATCTAAATTTGAAATACGCGGACAAGAAATTTATTTGAAACGTTCAAAAGCATTTGTTTTTATTTTAATCGGTCTACTTGTAGTGCGTATTGTATTTAAAACATACTTAAGCCAATCACTTGATTTAGGACAACTAAGTGGGATGTTCTTCTTACTTGCATTTGCAATGATCGTTTCTTGGCGGATTGCAATGTACCGTTCCTTTACGAAATTGCAGAGGGAAATGGAAAAAGAAGATGATTTTTATAATGAAAAAGATATGAAACTAACGTGA
- the ccdA gene encoding cytochrome c-type biogenesis protein CcdA: protein MQDISIFLAFGAGFLSFISPCCLPLYPAFLSYITGMSVSELKEENAMLRKRSMIHTAFFLLGFSIIFIAIGFGTSFIGGFFRDYKDLIRQLGGIFIIVFGLIIVGVFKPTFLMQDRKFTFKNRPSGYFGSVLIGIAFAAGWTPCTGPILVSVIGLAATNPESAMLYMIAYILGFAIPFFVLSFFITKMSWIKRNSVIFMKVGGYIMIVMGVFLYFNWMTKIIVYFSSLFGGFTGF from the coding sequence ATGCAAGATATAAGTATTTTTTTAGCGTTTGGTGCTGGGTTCTTATCATTTATTTCCCCATGTTGCTTACCGCTTTATCCGGCATTTTTATCATACATAACAGGGATGTCGGTTTCTGAACTGAAAGAAGAAAATGCAATGCTTCGTAAAAGAAGTATGATACATACAGCGTTTTTCTTACTTGGATTTTCTATTATATTTATTGCGATTGGATTTGGTACAAGTTTTATTGGAGGATTCTTTAGGGACTATAAAGATTTAATTAGACAGTTAGGTGGTATATTCATCATTGTATTTGGTCTTATCATTGTTGGTGTATTTAAGCCGACGTTTTTAATGCAAGATCGAAAATTTACTTTTAAAAATCGTCCGAGTGGTTATTTTGGTTCTGTACTGATTGGAATAGCATTTGCAGCGGGATGGACACCTTGTACTGGGCCAATTTTAGTTTCTGTAATTGGATTAGCTGCAACAAATCCAGAATCAGCAATGCTTTATATGATTGCTTACATACTTGGGTTTGCAATCCCATTTTTCGTACTTTCTTTCTTTATTACGAAGATGTCTTGGATTAAAAGGAATAGCGTGATTTTCATGAAAGTCGGGGGATACATTATGATTGTCATGGGTGTTTTTCTATACTTTAACTGGATGACGAAAATTATCGTATATTTCTCAAGTTTATTTGGTGGTTTTACTGGTTTTTAG
- a CDS encoding EamA family transporter encodes MLRYSLLVLLGACSYGILAIFVKLAYAEGFSLGEVIGSQYLFGWIILLAITLLFSRHRVPLKQMLILFVAGTSASFTGIFYYASLKTVPASIAIILLFQFVWVGIIIEAVTTKTLPSKEKVISVIFLLAGTFLSSGLLEKSAGDFDTTGIILGLLSAVTFATYIFVSGKVAVEVPSLPRGVLLMAGALTLVMIVFPPTFIFNGAISQGLWKYGLGLGTFSIVIPSIAFTIGIPKIGSGLATILGAAELPVTTIMSVFVLKEAVLSSQWFGVSLILIGIAIPQIAYAMRGRYRKHHTHKKVAA; translated from the coding sequence ATGCTTCGTTATTCTCTTTTAGTTTTATTAGGAGCATGCAGTTATGGAATTTTAGCTATTTTTGTTAAACTTGCATACGCAGAAGGATTTTCACTTGGAGAGGTAATTGGTAGTCAATATTTGTTCGGTTGGATTATTTTACTTGCTATTACACTCCTATTTTCTAGACATCGTGTTCCACTGAAACAAATGTTAATTTTATTTGTCGCAGGAACATCAGCAAGCTTTACCGGTATTTTTTATTATGCTTCATTAAAAACTGTACCAGCTTCTATTGCTATTATACTTTTATTCCAGTTCGTTTGGGTCGGTATTATCATTGAAGCTGTCACAACAAAAACATTACCATCAAAAGAAAAAGTTATTTCTGTTATCTTTTTACTTGCAGGGACGTTTTTATCGAGCGGATTATTAGAAAAATCAGCAGGTGATTTTGATACGACTGGTATCATTTTAGGATTGTTATCTGCTGTTACATTTGCAACATACATTTTTGTAAGTGGTAAAGTTGCTGTTGAAGTACCATCATTACCACGAGGCGTCCTTTTAATGGCTGGTGCTTTAACTTTAGTCATGATCGTATTTCCACCAACATTTATTTTTAACGGTGCGATTTCTCAAGGTCTTTGGAAATACGGCTTAGGATTAGGAACATTCAGTATCGTTATTCCATCCATCGCCTTTACAATTGGTATTCCTAAAATCGGTTCTGGCTTAGCAACAATTCTTGGTGCAGCTGAGCTACCAGTTACTACAATTATGTCTGTATTCGTATTAAAAGAAGCTGTTCTATCTTCACAATGGTTTGGTGTGTCCCTTATTTTAATTGGTATCGCAATCCCACAAATTGCATATGCGATGCGAGGACGTTACCGAAAACATCATACACATAAAAAAGTTGCAGCATAA
- a CDS encoding M20 peptidase aminoacylase family protein, translating into MTSTPNPLTEKLISIRRHLHQYPELSYEEFETTKAIKNWLEEANITIIDSNLKTGVIAEISGNKNGPLIALRADIDALPIQEETKLPYASKVPGKMHACGHDFHTAAILGAAYLLKEKESSLSGTVRFIFQAAEESGNGACKVIESGHLKDVQAIFGMHNKPDLPVGTIGIKDGPLMAGVDRFEIEIHGIGTHAAVPDAGVDPIVASSQIVMALQTIVSRNINSSHNAVVSVTNIHSGNTWNVIPENATLEGTVRTFQAETRKKIPELMERIIKGVSDALGVEAKFSWYPGPPAVHNDKDLTTLSTRIAEQMKLHVVSPNPSMAGEDFSFYQQNIPGSFVFMGTNGTQEWHHPAFTLDEKALPISSKYFALLAEEVIHTLS; encoded by the coding sequence GTGACATCCACTCCAAATCCATTAACAGAAAAACTAATCTCAATTCGTCGACATTTACACCAATATCCAGAACTATCATACGAAGAATTCGAAACAACAAAAGCGATAAAAAATTGGCTAGAAGAAGCTAATATTACTATCATTGATTCCAATTTAAAAACTGGTGTCATCGCTGAAATTTCTGGCAATAAAAACGGACCACTTATTGCGCTTCGTGCCGATATCGACGCTCTTCCTATTCAAGAAGAAACCAAACTTCCGTATGCCTCAAAAGTTCCAGGAAAAATGCATGCATGTGGACATGATTTTCATACAGCTGCCATTCTCGGCGCCGCTTACTTATTAAAGGAAAAAGAATCTTCTCTTAGCGGAACCGTTCGATTTATATTCCAAGCAGCTGAAGAAAGTGGTAACGGGGCTTGTAAAGTCATTGAATCCGGTCATTTAAAAGATGTACAAGCCATTTTTGGTATGCATAATAAACCAGATTTACCAGTAGGTACAATCGGTATTAAAGATGGGCCACTTATGGCTGGTGTTGATCGATTTGAAATCGAAATTCATGGCATCGGAACCCATGCCGCTGTTCCAGATGCCGGCGTTGACCCTATCGTCGCATCATCTCAAATCGTTATGGCCTTGCAAACAATTGTAAGCCGCAATATTAATTCTTCTCATAACGCTGTTGTAAGTGTTACAAACATTCATTCAGGTAATACGTGGAATGTTATTCCTGAAAATGCAACATTGGAAGGAACCGTTCGCACATTTCAAGCTGAAACACGTAAAAAGATTCCAGAACTAATGGAGCGTATTATTAAAGGTGTTTCGGATGCGCTCGGTGTGGAAGCTAAGTTCAGCTGGTATCCAGGTCCGCCTGCTGTTCATAACGATAAAGACTTAACTACTTTATCCACTCGAATTGCAGAACAAATGAAACTCCATGTTGTCTCACCAAATCCATCAATGGCGGGAGAAGATTTTTCATTTTACCAACAAAACATTCCTGGTTCTTTCGTATTTATGGGAACGAACGGAACTCAAGAATGGCATCACCCTGCCTTTACATTAGATGAAAAGGCATTACCAATTAGTTCTAAGTATTTCGCCTTGCTAGCTGAAGAAGTCATTCATACATTATCATAG
- a CDS encoding ABC transporter permease translates to MFNLVYNELYKIFKRKRTIIPFAVIAVLIIGLGWVSFKYLQAETTNWKADYTERTAEIEKKLGMNKEYILKQRSGDELVKEYQLKMKHLDTNTAPASSSPLSFMRDTGVIVFPILLPFILVYASTIFANEYSWGTYKFLTIRPASRFKILTSKYLAIVIFSALLFIFNMIFSLLCGLIIYKFQQPAWTEFIVQDGNIIKQNIFVEASEYYVLSWLPTLVYAAFAFMISVLTRSSGGAIGISLFLALSGGLALFPAARYEWAKYLLPANTDLYGILKSGSFIQGVTFPFASCMLFLYLFVFLGISYIVFLKRDLT, encoded by the coding sequence TTGTTTAATTTAGTTTATAACGAGTTATATAAAATATTTAAGCGGAAACGAACGATTATCCCATTTGCGGTTATTGCGGTATTAATTATTGGATTAGGGTGGGTTTCATTTAAATATTTACAGGCGGAAACGACAAACTGGAAGGCAGATTATACGGAACGAACAGCAGAGATTGAGAAAAAGCTTGGTATGAATAAGGAATATATTTTAAAGCAAAGATCAGGAGACGAACTAGTAAAAGAGTATCAATTGAAAATGAAACATCTAGATACAAACACAGCACCAGCGAGTAGTTCGCCGCTTTCCTTTATGAGGGATACTGGTGTAATTGTTTTTCCTATTTTACTTCCATTTATTCTTGTATATGCGAGTACTATTTTTGCGAATGAGTATAGCTGGGGAACATATAAATTTTTAACGATACGTCCAGCGAGCCGGTTTAAAATTTTAACATCAAAATATTTAGCAATCGTTATTTTTTCAGCGTTATTATTTATATTTAATATGATTTTTTCACTGTTATGCGGATTGATTATTTATAAATTTCAACAACCAGCATGGACTGAATTTATCGTTCAAGATGGAAATATTATAAAGCAAAATATTTTCGTAGAAGCAAGTGAATATTATGTATTATCGTGGCTACCAACTCTTGTTTATGCTGCATTCGCCTTTATGATTTCTGTTTTAACGAGGTCGAGTGGAGGTGCGATTGGTATTTCTTTATTTCTTGCATTATCAGGAGGATTAGCACTATTTCCAGCAGCTAGATATGAATGGGCAAAATATTTATTACCAGCTAATACAGATTTATATGGCATTTTAAAGAGTGGAAGTTTTATTCAAGGGGTAACATTCCCGTTTGCTTCTTGTATGCTCTTCCTATATTTATTTGTATTTTTAGGGATTTCCTATATTGTATTTTTAAAAAGAGATTTGACATAA
- a CDS encoding ABC transporter ATP-binding protein, whose translation MINEQAIVKVDRLTKRIGSKTLVENISFEVKKGEVVGLLGPNGAGKTTLMRMMVGMIRMTEGEVSIDGQSVKQQFESTATKIGAVIETPEFYPFLSGYENLTYFGRMNGNVTEERIDEVVQLLGMGQVIDRKVKAYSLGMRQRLGIAQALIHNPDVLILDEPTNGLDPNGIHEMRMYIKKIAHEQGKAVLVSSHLLSEVELMCDRVIIIQHGEYVATQNIQRDENLEMERIHIRVDDVKKAEELLTHDVVVKENELIMTVKNEEIPNVIRTLAEGNIRIYRVYEERKTLEEQFLELTGGKDIV comes from the coding sequence ATGATAAATGAGCAAGCAATCGTAAAAGTTGACAGGTTAACAAAACGAATTGGTTCGAAGACGTTAGTAGAAAACATAAGTTTTGAAGTAAAAAAAGGTGAAGTAGTTGGTTTACTAGGACCAAATGGTGCTGGAAAGACGACATTAATGCGAATGATGGTCGGTATGATTCGTATGACAGAAGGGGAAGTATCGATTGATGGACAATCAGTAAAGCAACAATTTGAAAGTACGGCTACTAAAATTGGAGCTGTAATTGAGACCCCAGAGTTTTATCCTTTTTTAAGTGGCTATGAAAACTTAACATATTTCGGACGGATGAATGGTAATGTGACAGAAGAACGCATTGATGAAGTTGTCCAATTATTAGGAATGGGACAAGTAATTGACCGTAAAGTGAAAGCGTATTCACTTGGTATGAGGCAACGCTTAGGAATCGCTCAAGCGCTTATACATAATCCAGATGTACTTATTTTAGACGAACCAACAAATGGACTAGATCCAAATGGTATACATGAAATGCGGATGTACATCAAAAAAATTGCTCATGAACAAGGGAAAGCGGTCCTTGTTTCTAGTCATTTATTATCTGAAGTTGAATTGATGTGTGATCGGGTTATTATTATTCAGCACGGGGAATATGTAGCAACTCAAAATATTCAACGTGATGAAAACTTAGAGATGGAAAGAATTCATATACGTGTGGACGATGTGAAGAAAGCAGAGGAACTTTTAACGCATGATGTTGTAGTGAAAGAAAACGAGTTGATTATGACTGTGAAAAATGAAGAAATTCCAAATGTAATTCGTACATTGGCTGAAGGGAATATTCGTATTTACCGTGTCTATGAAGAACGAAAAACATTAGAAGAGCAGTTTTTAGAATTAACAGGAGGAAAAGATATTGTTTAA
- a CDS encoding FtsX-like permease family protein: protein MFLFRLARKNIQNFAVQRLKQFIWVAMSTVVCFFITSVQLNEVVIGKLQHMWLLVEFINYGSIILILICVVVTYKITDSLLQKRKKEFEWYEVTNLHKKQMICLLCQEQLLIYGGALLFGLIHGMLFLKLFTIIVMKAVGIQGVNSAPITTYAITISVFMMITVIGLSMWQCCRFIQGIKGESSYKTKKKA from the coding sequence ATGTTTTTATTTCGGTTAGCAAGAAAAAATATACAAAACTTTGCTGTCCAAAGGTTAAAGCAATTCATATGGGTTGCAATGAGTACGGTGGTTTGTTTTTTTATTACATCTGTTCAATTAAATGAAGTAGTCATAGGGAAATTACAACATATGTGGTTGCTTGTCGAATTTATTAATTATGGATCAATTATATTAATTTTGATATGTGTTGTTGTTACATATAAGATAACGGATAGCCTTTTACAAAAGAGAAAAAAAGAATTTGAATGGTATGAAGTAACGAATTTACACAAAAAACAAATGATTTGTTTATTATGCCAGGAACAATTATTAATTTACGGAGGAGCTTTGCTCTTTGGATTAATTCATGGTATGTTATTTTTGAAATTATTTACTATTATTGTTATGAAAGCAGTAGGCATACAAGGAGTAAATAGTGCACCGATTACGACATATGCGATAACAATCTCAGTATTTATGATGATAACTGTAATTGGGTTATCAATGTGGCAATGTTGTCGATTTATCCAAGGGATAAAAGGAGAGAGTTCATATAAAACGAAGAAAAAGGCATGA
- the alsR gene encoding acetoin biosynthesis transcriptional regulator AlsR, with protein MELRHLQYFVVVAEELHFGRAAARLQMTQPPLSQQIQQLEKEMGVMLFSRTKRKVELTEAGGMFLKEVKKAFEQIEKAVEVAQSAQRGEVGSLSIGFVGAAIYDILPSIVREYRKKFPRVSVVLHELSTPDQVHALHDNRIDIGFLRPPISTQLLQLEPIQRLSCTLCLPKAHPLAEKKEIHIEDLQDEPFVFITRPVWPALYDTILSLCRDAGFSPQIVQEATEYQTVMGLVAAGIGITVIPVSANKLYKTEVVYKELYDSNFVAEMSVAYRKSNSNPELLEFLKIAREKKRIEVEKEKNE; from the coding sequence ATGGAATTACGGCATTTGCAATATTTTGTTGTTGTGGCAGAAGAGCTGCATTTTGGACGGGCAGCTGCTCGTTTACAAATGACACAACCACCACTTAGTCAACAAATTCAGCAATTAGAAAAAGAAATGGGAGTTATGTTATTTTCAAGAACAAAGAGAAAGGTGGAATTGACAGAAGCAGGGGGAATGTTTCTAAAAGAAGTAAAAAAGGCGTTTGAACAAATTGAAAAAGCGGTAGAAGTTGCACAAAGCGCTCAAAGAGGAGAAGTTGGATCACTTTCAATTGGATTTGTAGGAGCGGCTATATATGATATTTTGCCGTCTATCGTTCGAGAATATCGAAAGAAATTCCCGAGAGTATCCGTTGTATTACATGAATTATCTACACCAGATCAAGTTCATGCACTTCACGATAATCGAATTGATATTGGCTTTTTACGACCACCAATCTCAACGCAGTTACTACAATTGGAACCAATTCAAAGGCTCTCCTGTACGTTATGTTTACCGAAGGCACACCCTCTTGCAGAAAAAAAAGAAATACATATTGAAGATTTGCAAGATGAGCCATTCGTATTTATTACGAGACCAGTATGGCCTGCATTATATGATACAATTTTATCGTTATGTCGGGATGCTGGGTTCAGCCCGCAAATTGTGCAAGAAGCGACTGAGTATCAAACAGTAATGGGACTCGTAGCAGCAGGAATTGGTATTACAGTCATACCAGTATCTGCAAATAAACTGTATAAAACAGAAGTTGTATATAAGGAACTTTATGACTCTAATTTTGTAGCAGAAATGTCGGTTGCTTATAGAAAATCAAATAGTAATCCAGAGCTTTTAGAGTTTTTAAAAATTGCGAGAGAGAAAAAACGAATAGAAGTGGAAAAAGAGAAGAACGAATAG
- a CDS encoding CidA/LrgA family holin-like protein, whose protein sequence is MKWWKLSGQILLLFCFAWTGEWIAKQAHLPVPGSIIGIFLLLISLKFNLVKKEWIQDGSDFLLKELILFFIPSAVAVIRYKDTLSQYGIDLILIIMISTLCVTLVTGLLTELLLKRKGSAQ, encoded by the coding sequence ATGAAATGGTGGAAGTTAAGCGGACAAATTTTATTGTTATTTTGTTTCGCTTGGACAGGTGAATGGATTGCAAAACAGGCACACCTCCCAGTTCCAGGAAGTATAATTGGTATTTTTCTATTATTAATTTCATTAAAATTTAACCTAGTGAAAAAAGAATGGATACAAGACGGCTCAGACTTTTTATTAAAAGAACTTATTTTATTTTTTATCCCTTCTGCTGTCGCTGTCATTCGTTACAAAGATACACTATCACAATATGGAATCGATCTCATTTTAATTATTATGATTAGTACCCTTTGTGTCACACTCGTAACAGGGCTTTTAACAGAATTGCTATTAAAGCGGAAAGGATCAGCACAATGA
- a CDS encoding LrgB family protein: MIGFLCLLLTLFTYWISKKLYIRWNWSILSPLLVCPIILIALLLGLDTPYETYESGGHWLTELLKPATVAFAWPIYKYFDLLKKHGTAILINVIVGSFLSVITSALLAQAFQIDSSLEQSLAPHIVTTPIAMAISEMIGGMSQLTAVFVVLTALTGALLGPSLIRICRIKTAIAKGIMLGTSANGTGTSKAFEIGPVEGTIASLSMLLTAGASLVIVPLFLSWLH; the protein is encoded by the coding sequence ATGATCGGCTTTCTTTGTTTACTATTAACACTATTCACATATTGGATATCTAAAAAATTGTATATACGCTGGAATTGGAGTATACTTTCTCCGCTTCTTGTTTGTCCGATTATTTTAATTGCTTTATTACTCGGATTAGATACCCCTTATGAAACCTACGAATCCGGTGGTCATTGGTTAACAGAATTATTAAAACCAGCAACAGTTGCTTTCGCATGGCCAATCTATAAATACTTTGATTTATTAAAAAAACATGGAACTGCCATTTTAATTAATGTCATTGTCGGTTCTTTTCTATCCGTCATTACTTCCGCGTTACTAGCGCAAGCTTTTCAAATCGACTCATCATTAGAACAAAGTTTAGCGCCACATATCGTAACAACACCAATCGCAATGGCTATATCAGAAATGATAGGTGGTATGTCACAACTAACAGCGGTCTTCGTTGTCTTAACAGCATTAACAGGCGCACTCCTTGGTCCCTCTCTCATTCGCATATGCCGTATTAAAACAGCAATTGCGAAAGGAATTATGTTAGGAACTAGCGCTAACGGTACAGGTACATCAAAAGCATTTGAAATTGGCCCTGTTGAAGGTACAATCGCAAGTTTATCAATGCTTTTAACAGCTGGAGCAAGTTTAGTTATCGTTCCGTTGTTCCTATCTTGGTTACACTAA
- a CDS encoding NUDIX hydrolase has protein sequence MKRWIGTAAICINKKNEILMVLQGKEDEEKRWSVPSGGKEEGETLEEYCVREVWEETGYHVEVVDKIYEKKGITYGVPVHVHYYFVKQIGGNMNIQDSDEFIHEIDWKRMDEIKALLLAFPEEYELLCKYINVEKK, from the coding sequence ATGAAAAGATGGATTGGTACCGCGGCTATATGCATAAATAAAAAGAATGAAATCTTAATGGTACTGCAGGGAAAAGAAGATGAGGAGAAGCGGTGGTCTGTACCAAGTGGAGGGAAAGAAGAAGGGGAAACGCTTGAGGAGTACTGTGTTAGAGAAGTATGGGAAGAAACGGGTTATCATGTGGAAGTTGTAGACAAAATATATGAAAAGAAAGGTATAACGTATGGAGTACCAGTTCATGTACATTATTATTTTGTGAAGCAAATAGGTGGTAATATGAATATACAAGATTCTGATGAATTTATTCATGAAATAGACTGGAAAAGAATGGATGAGATTAAAGCGCTTCTATTAGCATTTCCTGAAGAGTATGAGCTGTTATGTAAATACATAAATGTAGAGAAAAAATAA
- a CDS encoding DUF3903 domain-containing protein, whose amino-acid sequence MISKYVVECVFCEENRKPRQATVTVSATSQLLAIQKVRAECKRRFGKTLLLQTEIKEDLILQQKES is encoded by the coding sequence ATGATTTCTAAATATGTTGTGGAATGTGTCTTTTGTGAAGAAAATCGAAAACCTCGGCAAGCAACTGTCACAGTGTCTGCCACTTCTCAGCTACTGGCAATTCAAAAAGTACGAGCTGAATGTAAACGTCGCTTCGGGAAAACCTTATTATTACAAACAGAAATTAAAGAGGATTTAATTTTACAACAAAAAGAAAGCTGA